One stretch of Brachyhypopomus gauderio isolate BG-103 chromosome 10, BGAUD_0.2, whole genome shotgun sequence DNA includes these proteins:
- the vps26c gene encoding vacuolar protein sorting-associated protein 26C, with translation MSVVLDLKLKRANKVYHEGEVLAGVVVITSKEAIQHQGISLTMEGLVNLQLSSKSVGVFEAFYNSVKPIQLISSNIEVAKPGKVPGGKTEIPFEFPLQVKGNKVLYETYHGVFVNIQYTLRCDMRRPLLAKDLSKTCEFMLHCQPQKSKVQPSPVDFTITPETLQNVRERSALPQFLIRGHLDATNCLITQPLTGELVVESSEVAIKSIELQLVRVETCGCAEGYAKDATEIQNIQIAEGDVCRGLPIPIYMVFPRLFTCPTLQTTNFKVEFEVNVVMVFHDDHLITENFPLKLCRV, from the exons ATGAGCGTCGTTTTGGATTTAAAACTTAAGCGTGCTAATAAAGTGTACCACGAAGGG GAGGTGCTCGCTGGTGTGGTTGTGATCACCAGCAAGGAAGCCATTCAGCATCAGGGCATTTCTCTCACCATGGAAGGGCTTGTCAACCTACAGCTCAGCTCAAAGAGCGTCGGTGTGTTTGAGGCTTTCTACAATTCCGTTAAG CCTATTCAGCTAATCAGCAGTAACATTGAGGTGGCAAAACCAGGCAAAGTTCCAGGAGGTAAAACCGAGATTCCCTTTGAGTTTCCACTGCAAGTGAAAGGCAACAAAGTACTGTATGAGACTTACCACGGGGTCTTCGTCAATATTCAG TATACTCTCCGCTGTGACATGaggcgccctctgctggcaaaAGACTTGAGCAAGACCTGTGAATTTATGCTCCATTGTCAG CCACAAAAATCTAAAGTGCAGCCAAGTCCGGTTGATTTCACCATCACTCCAGAGACCTTGCAGAATGTGAGAGAG AGGAGTGCACTCCCCCAGTTCCTGATCAGAGGCCACCTGGACGCCACCAACTGCCTGATCACACAGCCGCTGACGGGCGAGCTGGTGGTGGAGAGTTCAGAGGTCGCCATCAAGAGCATTGAGCTGCAGCTTGTGCGTGTGGAGACCTGCG GCTGCGCTGAAGGGTACGCCAAAGACGCCACAGAGATTCAGAACATCCAGATTGCAGAGGGAGATGTGTGCCGTGGCCTCCCCATCCCTATATACATGGTGTTCCCCAGGCTCTTCACCTGCCCAACTCTCCAAACCACAAACTTTAAAGTCG AGTTTGAGGTGAACGTGGTCATGGTTTTTCACGACGATCATTTAATAACGGAGAACTTTCCCCTGAAGCTGTGCAGAGTGTGA